The genome window TGGCCAAAGATTTCCGATTGTATAAACTGTGTAGGTGTCTATATGGCAAGTTAACAAGTTGGTGGATGGTCAAAAACAAATTAGTACACCTGACAGGCAAAGGCGATCGAGTCGAGTGAAGCGTTGAAATACGCAGTGCCACACACATTAATTATTCCAATTATCTTAGACGAAGTTCTTAGCACACCTGACAGGCAAAAGCGAGCAGGAGCAGTCACCCTGAAACAAAGTTACAAACACTAATTAATAATCACTCTCCTTCGGGACGatcttgatgcccttgacgaggaGCCCCTTCTTCCAGAGCCCGCCGTCGTACTCGAACAGGGAGATCTCAAGCTCGCCGCTGCGTCCCGCTCCCCCCGGCTGGGCCGGCGCCTTCACCTCCCCGGCCCTGAGCTCCAGCCACTGCTTCGTGGGCCTCCCCTGCAGCTTCTCCTTCCGCGCCTGAGCCGTGCCGTCGGGGAACCTGAGCCGCAGGTTCACCGGCACCGACCACCCGTACGCCGGCTCCGTGAGCATCACCTGGAAGGCCACGTCGTAGCTGCACCCCGGCGTGAGGTGCGACAGCTCCAGCCTCCCGTGCACCTCCAGCCAGCACACGTTCTGCAGCGACGCAGCCTCGACGATCTCGGCGTCACTGTACAGAGTAGAGGGAGAGAGAGTACAGGTACAGACATGGCTCGAATCGAGCTGAGCACTGAACTGAGCATGCATGTATATGTAATTGCTGGAGCAAGCACTACGTATAGATAGCACGTACTTGGTTTCTCTGACGGGATGCCAGATCCAGTATCTGGGATCGTCGCCCCAAGTGATGGACAGCGCTCTAGCGAACAGCACGAAGCAGTTGCACCTGGTCTTCTCGTCCACCCAGTACTTCTGCATCAATCGATCCATCGGGTTCGTGCCGCCTCAGCTACTAGTAAGCATCAGACAAGAGTTCAAGTGTACGTGTACGTGTTCGTGGCTGAAACCTACCTTGGTTTTCCCAGCCAGGTACACCCCGGTGCTGCACGCCTGATCCTCCAGCTCGGCTGCAGCAGcagtgccgccgccgccgccggccgtcgTCGCCTCCTGCGCAACTATCTCGTGGAACTTGtgaggcggcggcgcccgcttCGACTGGGCCTGGTGGCTGTTGCTGCCAGTGCCAGAGGCAGCGCTGCTCGCCACAGCCCGGCCGTCTCCGGCGCGTGACGAGTCGTCGGACGACGGCGCCGCCCCCATTATTGGTTCTCCGCCTGCACTCTACCTGAAACTGGAACTCCCTGCAGAATTAAAGAAGAGCCAGCTAGCGCAGGGTAGGCTAGAGCTGACGAACAAGAACGAGCTgctagctgctgctgctgcgagcTTTTAGGATTGCTGACAATGAAGTGCAGAGGGAATAACGTAGAGCCGCTTGAGATGGTGCCTGAGGAATCTGATTCCGGATGACAAAATTCTGTAGCGCAGAGACGGTGGTGGTGTTTACAGGAGAATCTACTAGCCAGCGGCTGAGGGTGGCCAGCGGGATGGCGTGCAGAGTTGCACCGATGCTGCACGAAATTGCACTGCCGAGTTGCACAGAGAGCCAGCAGGAGCTCCACAGCCGCCTCTTCTAGAGCGACATGTCCAACGCCGAGTACTGTGGTCGCCTCAAACGCCTTGCCTACACCCTCTACGACTGCGGCGCCGCCGTCACCGATTCAGCGCCCGTTATCAGCATGCTTCCTGGCCTAAACAGCAAGTTCGCTCAAGCTATCGCAGTGATCTCCACTGTGACGCCGCTGTCCACCTTCCTCTACCACAAATGGCATTCCCTTCGGGTCTTCCTCTGTTATTCCCAGTCCATGTGGATTGGAGAATAAACTACCGGATGTTTAGGCCACGAAGGTTGGTCTAAACATCAGATATTTTTTGCGGATATAAGGTTTGATCCACCTGTTCGTTTTTTGCTGAAACTCACCTAGAAATCGTTCCAGTTGATCAGACCTTATATGAATTATTAGATAAACAATCCGGTTAGGAATTGTTTCGGGTGACCAATTCTCAGGAACCAAACAGGCCTTAGGTGAGATTATAAGGAATTATGACTTGCTAGTTCAATCCACATGAATTGAGATTAACAGGTGGACAATTTTGATACGCTTCGATCGAGCCTGTCTTGTATTAGCTCATTATCCGAAGCATCCTCAAAGCTCTACACCAGTTGCCAGGTCTTGCTTGCTATCTCTGCTAGCTGTCCACATCACCTCACGTTTCTGGGACTTCTCCCACTTCTTCACCAGATGTTTAGATCACCTGAATTCTTTGTCCGGCGGCGACGGCAATCGTGACTGACGCGGCAGTGTTTCAGTCTGCTGGGCATCACACCAATCTACAAGCTATAAAAACTCACAATTTGCATGGCGCCTTGTTGCTGTTATTGGTCTGGTAACATATATAGCCTCTCTCTCCACAGAAAGAATTAGTAAATTCTATTAAAAAGAAGGATGTAAAGAGTTCCAACCCCAAAAAAAAAAATTAGATTGTAATAAAGCTACTATTCATGTTACGTGCTACAGTAATCGCTCGATGTAAATATAACATTTTTCCTTTTCGTATATGGTCCATCTATTCTGCTTGTGCTTATCCTTTGGTATCGCGTACATATGTTTATTCTGCGGGACAGTCAATTCACTGATCGACCGTTAGATAAAACAACAGAAACACTTCACAGTTTTTTTTAGTTCTGAGAGGCGGCTGTAGGTAGGTAGGTAGCTAGACGAAACTTACTTACCTCAGTTCCTACACAATTCAAGTTGGTCAGTAAAGGCTGCAGCCATCCTTATCAGAAGGGGTGCTCCTTCCCGTCCCATGAAACTGAACGATTTAACATTTGAAATTTGTCACACAGAGAGGTGGGTGGTGCTGACCTGAGACCCCGGGCCTGTTGTCAATCAGAAGCGCAGCAGATGTCATCATTCTTCTCGTAGGGGCACGCAGGTCTTTTGTCCTCAACATTGATCTGCGTGATAAATTATGTATGATGGAGTACATGTTACTGTAAGAGGGGAAAAAAAGATTCCATATATTCGACAAAACATGAGTTCCTCTTCTTTTACCCCCATGTATATCAAGGGGCATTTAACTAAGTGCCTCTGGTTGCCAAATGTCTTATCTTTCCTCACATCAGCTTATCATAGGTAAACGCAAGCATAAGGCACTGGGAAGATAGCAATATAGTTCTAATCTTGTAAATGGAGGCCTCTTGGCCTTCTCCTGCCTGCAAACTTTGCAATGCGCCTCTTCTGCACCATACATCCCACATTCGGAGGCTTCCTGCGTTCATGGGTTTTGCTACTGCCTCGCCCTCTTGGAGCTGCAGCTCGGGCATTTGTAATGCTTTATGCTCTCTGCCTTGGCAGGAGTTATCTTGACACACTTGCCATGGTACCATCGCTCGCACATGTCACACCCGATCCAAAACTCATCCGCGTTGTATATCCCACCACAGGTTCCACATAGGGTTTCACCGTGATCACTGTCATCTTCGTATGCTTCGTCTGTGACTTTTCCATTATTTTCTATCTGCCAATCATGTTTTTGTCACGGTGTGAGAAGAAAAAAAAACTGAACGTCGAGAAACAATGGTAGAATGAATAACAAATATCGTCTACCTTTACAGGCTTGGCTCTACCACCATTGTCCATACTGGACCTCTCTTTAGATTGTTGTTGTCTCGCACCGGAGACAACTTCAAAAACAGTTTGCAATTCATTAATCATACCAAATAAGCGCTTCCTGTTGGATGACAGTGAAAGCAGCGAGATATTAACAACATAGACTAGCTTAAGAAAACAAGATTTAAACAAACTTATGGGATGCAATATTATATATCTATCCTTTCAAATTTACATAAATAAATACATAATCAAAGAATATGTTCACAGTACTCAGATAAATGCGACGACATTATCATCACAGCAAAAACAGGCATCATACAACTGAAAAAGAAACAGGCTATTGCCAGCGGAATCCATAGAAGCATGGTATAGAAAGGCCAAATCTAGATTCTAGAGTGCTACTCTTGGTGCAACAATATCAAAAAGTTTCATGCTAGTGAGGGTTCACATTGATGTAAAACGACTAATCTGCAAGAACAACAAAAAATCACTTATTAAAAGAAGGAAAAGGTTTATCCTCCAAGTTGCTAGTACAGCATTCACACAGATTACAGTATTTAACTATTTGTACAAATATCGTCATGAAAAAAAGGAACTGCAGATTGCAGACTCTAAACTACCATAGGCATGTGCATTAGTACACTTAATATAAAAAAGAAAAGGTGCAGTGCAAAACACAACTCAAGAACTTTAAATCCATATAAAAATCAAGAACACAGAAATTGAATAAGATAACAGGCTGTGAATATCAAACATGTGCTCCTTATTTCACTAATACATATATCTCTTGAGCAAAGAATGGTTGCTTTTTTTGTAAATACTCTCTCCATTTGAAATTAGTAGCCATATTTTGCTTCATTAGGACAAACTTTGACCAACAATTACTCTACTAATGTcatttatgtgataaaaaatcTAGTGGCATTGAATTTGCATTACAAAATTGTATTAACACAAATTGTTGGTCAAAGGCTTGTCCTAACGAAATGAAATACTCCTACCAATTTCAAACTGTGGGAGCACATATAATTGTGTTGTGACTCTAAACAGGGTGTTACATATATTTCAGTATGGTATGATTTGTGAAAGGGCCTCtaactgagttggttaggtggactgagtagcactccttaggtcctgagttcgaatcccagtgggagcgaatttcaggctgagATTAAAAAAGGTCACTCGCTGGTTCCCTTGGTTGTGTGCACATGAGATGGACTGACCTATGGGGGCGGCTCCTTGTGTAGGGGCTGCAAGGGCTCAAAGCACGAGTAAAGATCTAGCCTATAGGGAGCGGACCTTCATGCTGCACGGGGGGCCAGTTTTCGTGACCTTTCTTGGTCAGGGCTCCGATTgagcttcttcttaatataatatcgTGGGGGGGCGGTCTTTCCCCTACCAGCCAAGTTTTTAGTATGGTATGATTTTTCCGGGACTCTATTGCTCTTCAGATCATAAATAAACGTACTCAAGCTTGCATTGATGAAATACAACTTTCAACTGTTGAAAACAGAATCCATCTTTTGTTCTCTTTGTTGGGAATGAATCACGAAATTCCTTTCTTTGCTCTCTGTTATGTGGGGCGCAGTGTATAAGTGCCGGCCACAGCAGGAAGTAAGAGATGAGAAAGAATAGGAGAAGTTAGAATTGAGTTAGTTGAGAGAGTTTAGGGATAAGAGATAGATTTAATTAGTTGAGAGAGTTTAGGGATAAAAGATAGATTGAGTTAGTTGAGAAAAGTTAGGGATAAGGAGTAGCCGCAGGTCCCCTTGGGACTATTTAATGTAATCGGATGTGAAGGAAAAGGCAAGCAAGAAGTTTAATCTAATCCCTCTTCTACTACTCTAGTCTCTTGCCTACGCAGCTAGGGACCGACGCCCAGTCCAACCCCGTTACCTCCCTATCGCCGGGGTCGTAACCATAGTAACCAGGTTCCCGGATCGATGGGGTCGAAGAACGGGAACGTGGTACGCGGTACGCTACTAAAACTAGGATTTAACACTACTGGAACGAGATTGTTCCCACGTTCCCGGAACGGAACGAATGTTCCTGGAACGAGGAACGTGGCCAAGTTCCCAGTTCCCGGTTACTACATCACTGTTTGGGTGTATCCAACCATACAGGAGACCAGGACATCACTAATTAACTGAAAAAAAGGACAACCCGGTGCTGGCGGCTCCTACATGATCACTAACTAACTGAAGACCTCATAAAATACAACGCACACATTCACACTATACAATAAACCAGCATGCACTCGCTTATTGGTAGAAAGTAAACCAGACCCCAACCAGGACATTAATGTTATATGTCATGCCAAAATATCCCAAAAGTTAAATAAGATGCACAGCAAGTGCAAAACTAGTCAGATTCACAGCTTCCACCAAATATTATTTTTCACGGTGGAACGGGCTTTTAGAAAGTTGTCATGACATAAACATTGAAGCCTTAGCCAGCCTTCAGCTAGCCAAAGTTCACACATGGAATTTGATGCCACTGTCTACAGAGACCGTAGAAATACTGCGATGGCTAATGTGTGAAGATGTAAATTGATGAAGAAGATTTCAGCACAAGCATGTGGCCACAGAATTCAGAACTCAGTCAACTCACTATCATCACATAGACACAGGAAGCCATGAAACTAGCTACCTTCTCATCATGTCATCACTTTCTGAGCTCGTAACCGTTCAGTAATGTCAGAGTCTGCTTTATGAGGCTGTGCAAGTCTCTGAAGCTGTGTGTTTCTTTAGAAAGCAAGGTCCCCTAGTGCCCAAGACTTGGACAACGAGTAACCTATCACTGAAAACATAAACAGCAGTGCCCTTTGTATCAAACTACTGATGGGAGAGTCAATAAGATTCACCTCACTTGAGTAGGTCATAATCCTAGTGAGTTAGGATACATCAATCAAACTTATGCACCTAGCATCACTGGCAGGCAGGAATCACAAATCTTTGTGATCAAAACAATTGCTCTATGACATCCACTATCTGGCCACATACTCCAAAATCCCATTTCATCCATCGTGAATTTATGAATTCAGTTATTCCTTTTTCTAAGGAAAGAAGAACCCGCTGCCCTTCTGAAACTTCCGTCCACAGATCAAATAAGCAGAAAACAGGAAGCATCAAATCCTAACAGAAACACTGTGATGAGAGAAGTAAGGCAGTGGGGATCGGTCGGAGGCAGCGTACCGGTCATTACGATTAAGCCGAGCGGCATAGTAAAAGGCGACGGAGAGGAGCCACGAGTCGGAGTGGACGGCGACGAGCGCAAGCCAGTCCCGGCGGTTCATTCCGTCGCGCGCGAAGTTGATTCCCAGCGCAGGCTCCGGCAGCTCCGTGGGCACCTCCTCTGCCGGCAGCGCCACCTCCCACGCCTC of Zea mays cultivar B73 chromosome 8, Zm-B73-REFERENCE-NAM-5.0, whole genome shotgun sequence contains these proteins:
- the LOC100282907 gene encoding uncharacterized protein LOC100282907 → MGAAPSSDDSSRAGDGRAVASSAASGTGSNSHQAQSKRAPPPHKFHEIVAQEATTAGGGGGTAAAAELEDQACSTGVYLAGKTKKYWVDEKTRCNCFVLFARALSITWGDDPRYWIWHPVRETNDAEIVEAASLQNVCWLEVHGRLELSHLTPGCSYDVAFQVMLTEPAYGWSVPVNLRLRFPDGTAQARKEKLQGRPTKQWLELRAGEVKAPAQPGGAGRSGELEISLFEYDGGLWKKGLLVKGIKIVPKESDY
- the LOC100280991 gene encoding PHD finger protein ALFIN-LIKE 1, which codes for MADAASGRGHVVYPPRSAEDIFKDYRARRSAILRALTHEVEDFYAQCDPDKENLCLYGYANEAWEVALPAEEVPTELPEPALGINFARDGMNRRDWLALVAVHSDSWLLSVAFYYAARLNRNDRKRLFGMINELQTVFEVVSGARQQQSKERSSMDNGGRAKPVKIENNGKVTDEAYEDDSDHGETLCGTCGGIYNADEFWIGCDMCERWYHGKCVKITPAKAESIKHYKCPSCSSKRARQ